From Triticum urartu cultivar G1812 chromosome 2, Tu2.1, whole genome shotgun sequence, a single genomic window includes:
- the LOC125538680 gene encoding disease resistance protein RGA5-like: MKQKIVIQLSMSCDKSRSKALTLAAKAAGVTSMGITGDARDQLEVVGDGVDPVCLVCCLRKKLGHAQIVKVEEVKKPEEKKKDEPKPALAVPAYPPPYYFYPPSYYHHQYQAPHMLVCEEQPGNCRTM, translated from the exons ATGAAG CAAAAGATTGTCATCCAGTTGAGCATGTCGTGCGACAAAAGCCGGTCGAAAGCACTGACGCTGGCCGCCAAAGCAGCCGGGGTGACGTCCATGGGGATAACCGGAGACGCCAGGGACCAGCTGGAGGTGGTCGGCGATGGCGTCGACCCGGTGTGCCTTGTCTGCTGCCTCCGCAAGAAGCTCGGCCACGCCCAAATCGTCAAGGTggaggaagtgaagaagccggaggagaagaagaaggatgAGCCGAAGCCGGCGCTTGCTGTGCCCGCGTACCCGCCGCCGTACTACTTCTACCCGCCCAGCTACTACCACCACCAGTACCAGGCCCCGCACATGCTAGTCTGCGAGGAACAGCCCGGGAACTGCCGGACCATGTAA